A single Klebsiella variicola DNA region contains:
- the aceK gene encoding bifunctional isocitrate dehydrogenase kinase/phosphatase, producing the protein MTRGLELLIAQTILQGFDAQYGRFLEVTSGAQQRFEQADWHAVQQAMKQRIHLYDHHVGLVVEQLRCITEGKSTDVDFLLRVKQQYTQLLPDYPRFEIAESFFNSVYCRLFDHRSLTPERLFIFSSQPERPFRTLPRPLAKDFFPERGWSHLLGKVLSDLPLRLPWQNKARDIGYIIASLQEALGEELLATCHLQVANELFYRNKAAWLVGKLVMPMATLPFLLPIHRSDEGELFVDTCLTTHAEASIVFGFARSYFMVYAPLPGALVEWLREILPGKTTAELYMAIGCQKHAKTESYREYLHYITRCDEQFIEAPGIRGMVMLVFTLPGFDRVFKVIKDRFAPQKEVTAAHVRACYQLVKEHDRVGRMADTQEFENFVLDKRQIAPGLLALLQAEAGNKLTDLGDRIVISHLYIERRMVPLNLWLEQVNGQALRDAVEEYGNAIRQLAAANIFPGDMLFKNFGVTRHGRVVFYDYDEICYMTEVNFRQIPPPRYPEDELASEPWYSVSPGDVFPEEFRHWLCADPRVGPLFEEMHADLLRADYWRELQTRIKNGHVEDVYAYRRKQRFSVRYGADSRPDKVFTPPSGRVRRSA; encoded by the coding sequence ATGACGCGTGGCCTGGAACTACTGATTGCCCAAACCATTTTACAGGGATTCGACGCCCAGTACGGGCGTTTCCTGGAGGTGACCTCCGGCGCGCAGCAGCGCTTTGAACAGGCTGACTGGCACGCCGTACAGCAGGCGATGAAGCAGCGTATCCATCTCTACGATCACCACGTTGGCCTGGTGGTAGAGCAGCTGCGCTGCATTACCGAAGGGAAAAGTACCGACGTCGATTTTCTTTTGCGGGTGAAACAGCAGTACACCCAACTGTTGCCGGATTACCCTCGCTTTGAAATTGCCGAGAGCTTTTTCAATTCGGTCTACTGCCGACTGTTTGACCACCGCTCGCTGACCCCCGAGCGGCTCTTTATTTTCAGTTCGCAGCCCGAGCGTCCCTTTCGCACCCTACCGCGACCGCTGGCGAAAGATTTCTTTCCGGAACGCGGCTGGTCGCACCTGCTGGGCAAAGTACTGTCCGATTTGCCGCTGCGGCTGCCGTGGCAGAACAAAGCGCGGGACATCGGCTATATCATTGCCAGTCTGCAGGAGGCGCTGGGGGAGGAACTGCTCGCCACCTGTCATCTGCAGGTCGCCAATGAACTGTTCTACCGGAATAAAGCCGCCTGGCTGGTGGGCAAACTGGTCATGCCGATGGCGACGCTGCCTTTTTTGCTGCCGATCCACCGCAGCGATGAGGGTGAGCTGTTTGTTGACACCTGCCTGACCACCCATGCCGAAGCAAGCATCGTTTTTGGCTTCGCGCGTTCCTATTTTATGGTTTATGCGCCGTTGCCCGGCGCTCTGGTGGAATGGCTGCGTGAGATCCTGCCGGGCAAAACGACGGCCGAGCTGTACATGGCGATTGGCTGTCAGAAGCACGCCAAAACCGAAAGCTATCGCGAATATTTACACTACATTACTCGCTGCGATGAGCAGTTTATTGAAGCGCCGGGCATTCGCGGGATGGTGATGCTGGTGTTTACCCTGCCGGGGTTTGACCGGGTGTTTAAGGTGATCAAAGACCGCTTCGCGCCGCAGAAAGAGGTGACCGCCGCCCACGTGCGCGCCTGCTATCAGCTGGTAAAGGAACACGACCGCGTCGGGCGGATGGCGGATACCCAGGAGTTTGAAAATTTCGTGCTGGATAAACGGCAAATCGCGCCGGGGCTGCTGGCGCTGTTGCAGGCGGAAGCGGGGAACAAACTTACCGATCTCGGCGACCGCATCGTCATCAGTCATCTCTATATTGAACGGCGAATGGTGCCGCTCAACCTGTGGCTGGAGCAGGTTAACGGCCAGGCATTGCGTGATGCGGTAGAAGAGTATGGTAATGCTATCCGCCAGCTGGCCGCCGCCAACATCTTTCCCGGCGATATGCTGTTTAAAAACTTCGGCGTCACCCGCCACGGCCGGGTGGTGTTCTACGACTATGACGAAATTTGCTATATGACAGAGGTAAATTTCCGCCAGATCCCGCCGCCGCGCTATCCGGAAGATGAGCTGGCCAGCGAGCCGTGGTACAGCGTTTCGCCGGGGGATGTGTTTCCGGAGGAGTTCCGCCACTGGCTGTGCGCCGACCCGCGCGTTGGGCCGCTGTTTGAGGAGATGCATGCCGACCTGCTGCGCGCGGACTACTGGCGCGAGCTGCAGACGCGGATTAAAAACGGCCATGTGGAAGATGTTTACGCCTACCGGCGCAAGCAGCGTTTTAGCGTGCGCTATGGCGCTGACAGTAGGCCGGATAAGGTGTTTACGCCGCCATCCGGCAGGGTGCGCCGATCTGCCTGA
- a CDS encoding Na/Pi cotransporter family protein, with amino-acid sequence MLTLLHLLSAVALLVWGTHIVRTGVMRVYGARLRTVLSSSVEKKPLAFCAGLGVTALVQSSNATTMLVTSFVAQDLVGLTPALVMVLGADVGTALMARVLTFDLSWLSPLLIFIGVIFFLGRKQTRAGQLGRVGIGLGLILLALELIVQAVNPITQANGVQVIFASLTGDIMLDALIGAVFAIISYSSLAAVLLTATLTAAGAISFPVALCLVIGANLGSGLLAMLNNSAANAAARRVALGSLLFKLVGSLIILPFVHPLAAAMHKLPLAESELVIYFHVFYNLLRCIAMVPFAGPMAKLCQRMIRDEPELDNQLKPKHLDPSALDTPALALANAARETLRIGDAMEQMLGSLHKVMHGEPRQEKELRRMADDINVLYTAIKLYLARMPKDELAEEESRRWAEIIEMSLNLEQASDIVERMGSEIADKSLAARRAFSVEGLKELDALYDLLLSNLQLAMSVFFSSDVPSARRLRRSKHRFRILNRRYSHAHVDRLHQQNVQSIETSTLHLALLGDMKRLNSLFCSVAYSVMEQPDEDDERDDY; translated from the coding sequence GTGTTAACTCTGCTACACCTGTTGTCCGCGGTTGCTCTGCTGGTGTGGGGCACGCATATTGTGCGTACCGGGGTGATGCGCGTCTATGGCGCTCGCCTGCGTACCGTTCTCAGTAGCAGCGTAGAGAAAAAGCCGCTCGCCTTCTGCGCGGGTCTTGGCGTCACTGCGCTGGTGCAAAGCAGCAATGCCACCACCATGCTGGTGACCTCGTTTGTCGCCCAGGATCTGGTGGGCCTGACGCCAGCGCTGGTAATGGTGCTGGGGGCCGACGTCGGGACGGCGCTGATGGCGAGGGTGCTGACCTTCGACCTGTCGTGGCTATCGCCGCTACTCATTTTTATCGGGGTGATCTTCTTCCTTGGCCGCAAGCAAACCCGCGCCGGGCAGCTGGGGCGAGTGGGGATTGGTCTGGGGCTGATCCTGCTGGCCCTGGAGCTGATTGTGCAGGCCGTGAACCCCATCACCCAGGCCAACGGCGTGCAGGTGATTTTCGCCTCGCTGACCGGCGATATCATGCTGGATGCCTTAATTGGCGCCGTATTCGCGATCATCAGCTACTCCAGCCTGGCGGCGGTGCTGCTGACGGCGACGCTGACCGCGGCGGGAGCAATCTCCTTCCCGGTGGCGCTGTGCCTGGTAATTGGCGCCAACCTGGGCTCCGGGCTGTTGGCGATGCTCAACAACAGCGCGGCAAACGCGGCGGCGCGCCGCGTGGCGCTGGGTAGCCTGCTGTTTAAGCTGGTGGGGAGCCTGATTATTCTGCCATTTGTCCATCCGCTGGCCGCGGCGATGCACAAGCTGCCGTTGGCGGAGTCTGAGCTGGTTATCTACTTCCACGTCTTTTATAACCTGCTGCGCTGCATCGCGATGGTGCCCTTTGCCGGACCGATGGCGAAGCTGTGCCAGCGTATGATCCGCGATGAGCCCGAGCTGGATAACCAGCTGAAACCCAAGCATCTTGACCCGTCGGCGCTGGATACGCCAGCGCTGGCGCTGGCCAATGCCGCGCGCGAGACGCTGCGCATTGGAGATGCGATGGAGCAGATGCTGGGGAGCCTGCATAAAGTGATGCATGGCGAACCGCGTCAGGAGAAAGAGCTACGTCGTATGGCGGACGATATCAACGTGCTCTACACCGCCATTAAGCTCTATCTGGCGCGAATGCCAAAGGATGAGCTGGCGGAGGAGGAGTCCCGGCGCTGGGCGGAAATCATTGAGATGTCGCTAAACCTCGAGCAGGCGTCCGATATCGTCGAGCGGATGGGCAGCGAGATCGCCGATAAATCGCTGGCGGCGCGGCGCGCCTTCTCGGTGGAAGGGTTAAAGGAGCTGGATGCGCTGTACGATCTGTTGCTCAGCAATCTGCAGCTGGCGATGTCGGTCTTCTTCTCCAGCGATGTACCCAGCGCCCGCCGTCTGCGGCGCAGCAAACACCGGTTCCGCATTCTTAACCGCCGTTACTCGCATGCGCACGTTGACCGTCTGCATCAGCAGAACGTGCAGAGTATCGAAACCAGTACGTTGCACCTGGCGCTGCTGGGGGATATGAAGCGTCTGAACAGCCTGTTCTGCTCAGTGGCTTACAGCGTGATGGAGCAGCCGGATGAAGACGACGAACGGGATGACTACTGA
- the aceA gene encoding isocitrate lyase, with product MKTRTQQIEELNKEWTNPRWEGITRPYSAEEVVKLRGSVNPECTLAQLGAAKMWRLLHGEAKKGYVNSLGALTGGQALQQAKAGIEAIYLSGWQVAADANLASSMYPDQSLYPANSVPAVVDRINNTFRRADQIQWSVGIEPNDPRYIDYFLPIVADAEAGFGGVLNAFELMKSMIEAGAAAVHFEDQLASVKKCGHMGGKVLVPTQEAIQKLVAARLAADVMGVPTLVIARTDADAADLITSDCDPYDREFITGDRTSEGFFRTHAGIEQAISRGLAYAPYADLVWCETSKPDLEQARRFAEAIHARFPGKLLAYNCSPSFNWKKNLDDKTIASFQQQLSDMGYKYQFITLAGIHSMWFNMFDLAHAYAQGEGMRHYVEKVQQPEFAAAPEGYSFVSHQQEVGTGYFDKVTTIIQGGASSVTALTGSTEEDQF from the coding sequence ATGAAAACCCGTACCCAACAAATCGAAGAATTAAATAAAGAGTGGACGAACCCGCGCTGGGAAGGCATTACCCGCCCGTACAGCGCGGAAGAGGTGGTGAAGTTACGCGGCTCGGTGAATCCGGAATGCACGCTGGCGCAGCTTGGCGCGGCGAAAATGTGGCGTCTGCTGCACGGTGAGGCGAAAAAAGGGTACGTCAACAGTCTCGGCGCGCTGACCGGCGGCCAGGCTTTGCAGCAGGCGAAGGCGGGTATCGAAGCCATTTATCTCTCCGGCTGGCAGGTGGCGGCGGATGCTAACCTGGCGTCCAGCATGTATCCGGATCAATCGCTGTATCCGGCCAACTCGGTACCGGCGGTGGTGGATCGGATCAACAACACTTTCCGTCGTGCCGATCAGATCCAGTGGTCGGTCGGGATTGAACCGAACGATCCGCGTTATATCGACTACTTCCTGCCGATCGTGGCGGATGCGGAGGCCGGTTTTGGCGGCGTCCTTAACGCCTTTGAGCTGATGAAATCGATGATTGAAGCCGGTGCAGCGGCGGTTCATTTCGAAGATCAGCTGGCGTCAGTGAAGAAGTGCGGTCATATGGGCGGTAAAGTGCTGGTCCCGACCCAGGAGGCGATTCAGAAGCTGGTGGCGGCGCGTCTGGCAGCCGACGTGATGGGGGTCCCGACGCTGGTGATCGCCCGTACCGATGCCGATGCGGCCGATTTAATTACCTCTGACTGCGATCCGTACGATCGTGAGTTTATTACCGGGGATCGCACCAGCGAAGGGTTCTTCCGCACCCACGCCGGGATCGAGCAGGCGATCAGTCGCGGGCTGGCTTATGCGCCGTATGCGGATCTGGTGTGGTGCGAAACGTCGAAACCGGATCTTGAGCAGGCGCGCCGCTTTGCTGAGGCTATCCATGCGCGTTTCCCTGGCAAACTGCTGGCCTATAACTGCTCGCCGTCGTTTAACTGGAAGAAAAATCTCGATGATAAAACCATCGCCAGCTTCCAGCAGCAGCTGTCGGACATGGGATACAAATACCAGTTTATTACCCTCGCCGGGATCCACAGCATGTGGTTCAACATGTTCGACCTCGCCCATGCCTACGCTCAGGGTGAGGGGATGCGCCACTATGTTGAGAAAGTGCAGCAGCCGGAATTCGCTGCCGCGCCGGAAGGCTATAGCTTCGTCTCGCACCAGCAGGAGGTGGGCACTGGCTACTTCGACAAAGTCACTACCATTATCCAGGGCGGCGCCTCATCGGTGACGGCGCTGACCGGCTCGACCGAAGAAGATCAGTTTTGA
- the metH gene encoding methionine synthase, whose protein sequence is MSSKVEQLHQQLKERILVLDGGMGTMIQGYRLSEQDFRGERFADWPCDLKGNNDLLVLSKPEVIREIHDAYFEAGADIIETNTFNSTTIAMADYQMESLSAEINFAAAKLARASADAWTARTPEKPRYVAGVLGPTNRTASISPDVNDPAFRNITFDQLVAAYRESTRALVEGGVDLILIETVFDTLNAKAAIYAVKEELEALGVDLPLMISGTITDASGRTLSGQTTEAFYNSLRHAEALSFGLNCALGPDELRQYVQELSRIAECYVTAHPNAGLPNAFGEYDLDADTMATQIREWAEAGFLNIVGGCCGTTPEHIAAMSRAVAGLPPRQLPELPVACRLAGLEPLNIGDDSLFVNVGERTNVTGSAKFKRLIKEEKYSEALDVARQQVESGAQIIDINMDEGMLDAEAAMVRFLNLIAGEPDIARVPIMIDSSKWEVIEKGLKCIQGKGIVNSISMKEGVEPFIHHAKLVRRYGAAVVVMAFDEVGQADTRERKIEICRRAYKILTEEVGFPPEDIIFDPNIFAVATGIEEHNNYAQDFIGACEDIKRELPHALISGGVSNVSFSFRGNDPVREAIHAVFLYYAIRNGMDMGIVNAGQLAIYDDLPGELRDAVEDVILNRRDDSTERLLELAEKYRGSKADDGANAQQAEWRSWDVKKRLEYSLVKGITEFIEQDTEEARQQAARPIEVIEGPLMDGMNVVGDLFGEGKMFLPQVVKSARVMKQAVAYLEPYIEASKEQGSSNGKMVIATVKGDVHDIGKNIVGVVLQCNNYEIIDLGVMVPADKILKTAKEVNADLIGLSGLITPSLDEMVNVAKEMERQGFTIPLLIGGATTSKAHTAVKIEQNYSGPTVYVQNASRTVGVVAALLSDTQRDDFVARTRKEYETVRIQHGRKKPRTPPVTLAAARENDLAFDWESYTPPVAHRLGVQEVEASIETLRNYIDWTPFFMTWSLAGKYPRILEDEVVGEEAQRLFKDANDLLDKLSAEKTLNPRGVVGLFPANRVGDDIEIYRDETRTHVLMVSHHLRQQTEKVGFANYCLADFVAPKLSGKADYIGAFAVTGGLEEDALADAYEAQHDDYNKIMIKAIADRLAEAFAEYLHEKVRKVYWGYAANENLSNEELIRENYQGIRPAPGYPACPEHTEKGTIWQLLDVEAHTGMKLTESFAMWPGASVSGWYFSHPDSKYFAVAQIQRDQVEDYALRKGMTPAEVERWLAPNLGYDAD, encoded by the coding sequence GTGAGCAGCAAAGTTGAGCAACTGCATCAGCAGTTAAAAGAACGTATTCTGGTTCTGGATGGGGGCATGGGCACCATGATCCAGGGCTATCGTCTGAGTGAGCAGGACTTTCGCGGTGAGCGCTTTGCTGACTGGCCGTGCGACCTGAAAGGCAACAACGACCTGCTGGTGCTCAGCAAGCCCGAGGTGATCCGCGAGATCCACGACGCCTACTTCGAGGCCGGTGCGGATATCATTGAGACCAACACCTTTAACTCGACGACCATCGCGATGGCGGATTACCAGATGGAATCCCTGTCGGCCGAGATCAACTTTGCCGCGGCGAAGCTGGCCCGCGCCAGCGCCGACGCCTGGACGGCCCGCACGCCGGAAAAACCGCGCTACGTCGCGGGCGTGCTTGGCCCGACCAACCGTACCGCCTCTATTTCGCCTGATGTGAACGATCCGGCGTTCCGTAATATTACCTTTGACCAGCTGGTGGCCGCCTATCGCGAATCCACCCGGGCGCTGGTGGAAGGTGGCGTGGATCTGATCCTGATTGAAACGGTATTTGATACTCTGAACGCCAAAGCGGCCATCTATGCGGTGAAAGAGGAGCTGGAGGCGCTGGGCGTTGACCTGCCGCTGATGATCTCCGGCACCATCACCGATGCGTCCGGCCGCACGCTTTCCGGACAGACCACCGAAGCCTTTTATAACTCGCTGCGTCACGCCGAAGCCTTATCGTTTGGTCTGAACTGCGCCCTCGGGCCGGACGAACTGCGGCAGTATGTCCAGGAGCTGTCGCGCATCGCCGAATGCTACGTCACGGCGCACCCGAACGCCGGTCTGCCCAACGCCTTCGGTGAATACGATCTGGATGCCGACACCATGGCGACGCAAATTCGCGAATGGGCGGAAGCCGGTTTCCTCAATATCGTCGGCGGCTGCTGCGGTACGACCCCGGAGCATATTGCCGCTATGAGCCGGGCGGTGGCCGGTTTACCGCCGCGCCAGTTGCCGGAACTGCCGGTGGCCTGCCGCCTCGCCGGCCTGGAGCCGCTGAACATCGGCGACGACAGCCTGTTCGTTAACGTCGGCGAACGTACCAACGTCACCGGCTCGGCGAAATTTAAGCGCTTGATCAAAGAAGAGAAGTACAGCGAAGCGCTGGACGTTGCCCGTCAGCAGGTCGAAAGCGGCGCGCAGATTATCGATATCAACATGGATGAGGGGATGCTCGACGCGGAAGCGGCGATGGTGCGCTTCCTCAACCTGATTGCCGGCGAGCCGGACATTGCCCGCGTGCCGATCATGATCGACTCCTCCAAGTGGGAAGTCATTGAAAAGGGTCTGAAATGCATTCAGGGCAAAGGCATTGTTAACTCGATTTCGATGAAAGAGGGCGTCGAACCCTTTATCCACCATGCGAAGCTGGTTCGCCGCTATGGCGCCGCGGTAGTGGTGATGGCCTTTGACGAAGTCGGCCAGGCCGACACCCGCGAACGCAAAATTGAGATTTGCCGTCGCGCTTACAAAATTCTTACCGAAGAGGTCGGCTTCCCGCCAGAAGATATCATCTTTGACCCCAATATATTTGCGGTAGCGACCGGTATCGAAGAGCACAACAACTATGCGCAGGACTTTATCGGCGCCTGTGAAGACATTAAGCGCGAGCTGCCGCATGCGCTGATCTCCGGCGGCGTCTCCAACGTGTCTTTCTCGTTCCGCGGTAATGACCCGGTACGTGAGGCGATCCACGCCGTGTTCCTCTACTATGCGATCCGTAACGGCATGGATATGGGGATCGTCAACGCCGGCCAGCTGGCGATTTACGACGATCTGCCGGGCGAGCTGCGCGACGCGGTCGAAGATGTGATCCTTAACCGCCGCGATGACAGTACCGAACGGTTACTTGAGCTGGCGGAAAAATATCGCGGCAGCAAAGCGGACGACGGCGCGAATGCTCAGCAGGCGGAATGGCGCAGCTGGGACGTGAAAAAGCGTCTCGAATATTCGCTGGTGAAGGGCATTACCGAATTTATCGAACAGGACACCGAAGAGGCGCGTCAGCAGGCTGCCCGCCCGATTGAGGTGATTGAAGGGCCGCTGATGGACGGCATGAACGTGGTCGGCGACCTGTTCGGCGAAGGTAAAATGTTCCTGCCGCAGGTGGTGAAATCCGCTCGCGTGATGAAACAGGCGGTGGCCTACCTCGAACCTTATATCGAAGCCAGCAAAGAACAGGGCTCCAGTAACGGCAAAATGGTGATTGCCACCGTAAAAGGCGACGTTCACGACATCGGTAAAAACATTGTCGGCGTGGTGCTGCAGTGCAATAACTACGAAATTATCGATCTTGGCGTGATGGTCCCGGCGGATAAAATTCTCAAAACCGCCAAAGAGGTCAATGCGGATCTGATCGGCCTTTCCGGGCTGATTACCCCGTCACTGGACGAGATGGTTAACGTGGCGAAAGAGATGGAGCGCCAGGGCTTTACCATCCCGCTGCTGATCGGTGGCGCGACTACCTCGAAAGCGCATACGGCGGTGAAAATCGAGCAGAACTACAGTGGCCCGACCGTTTACGTACAGAACGCCTCGCGCACCGTCGGGGTGGTGGCTGCGCTGCTCTCGGATACGCAGCGCGATGATTTTGTCGCCCGCACGCGTAAAGAGTATGAGACCGTGCGTATTCAGCATGGGCGTAAAAAACCGCGCACGCCGCCGGTGACCCTGGCCGCCGCGCGGGAAAACGATCTGGCCTTCGACTGGGAGAGCTACACGCCGCCGGTGGCCCATCGCCTGGGGGTACAGGAGGTGGAAGCGAGCATCGAGACGCTGCGCAACTACATCGACTGGACGCCGTTCTTCATGACCTGGTCGCTGGCGGGTAAATACCCGCGGATTCTGGAAGATGAAGTGGTGGGCGAAGAGGCACAGCGCCTGTTCAAAGACGCCAACGATTTGTTAGATAAACTCAGCGCAGAGAAAACCCTGAACCCGCGCGGCGTGGTCGGGTTGTTCCCGGCCAACCGCGTGGGCGACGATATTGAAATTTATCGCGATGAAACCCGCACCCACGTGCTGATGGTGAGCCATCATCTGCGCCAGCAGACGGAGAAGGTCGGCTTCGCGAACTACTGCCTCGCCGATTTTGTCGCGCCGAAGCTGAGCGGCAAGGCGGACTACATCGGCGCCTTTGCCGTGACCGGCGGCCTGGAAGAGGACGCGCTGGCGGACGCCTATGAAGCGCAGCATGATGACTATAACAAGATCATGATCAAGGCCATCGCCGATCGTCTGGCGGAAGCCTTCGCCGAGTATCTGCACGAGAAAGTGCGTAAGGTCTACTGGGGGTATGCGGCCAATGAGAACCTCAGCAATGAGGAACTTATTCGCGAGAATTACCAGGGGATCCGTCCGGCGCCGGGGTATCCGGCCTGTCCGGAGCACACCGAAAAAGGCACCATCTGGCAGCTGCTGGACGTCGAAGCCCATACCGGCATGAAGCTGACCGAATCGTTCGCCATGTGGCCGGGGGCATCGGTTTCCGGCTGGTACTTCAGCCATCCGGACAGCAAGTACTTCGCCGTGGCGCAGATCCAGCGCGACCAGGTCGAAGACTACGCGCTGCGTAAAGGGATGACCCCGGCGGAAGTCGAGCGCTGGTTAGCGCCTAATCTGGGCTATGATGCCGACTAA
- the iclR gene encoding glyoxylate bypass operon transcriptional repressor IclR, translated as MATTPVPAKRGRKPAAATAQQAGGQVQSLTRGLKLLEWIAESHSSVALTELAQQAGLPNSTTHRLLTTMQQLGFVRQVGELGHWAVGAHAFVVGSSFLQSRNLLAIVHPILRQLMEDSGETVNLAVLDQSDHQAIIIDQVQCTQLMRMSAPIGGKLPMHASGAGKAFLSQLSEEQVTSLLHRKGLHAYTHATLVSPLHLKEDLAQTRKRGYSFDDEEHALGLRCVAACIYDEHREPFAAISISGPISRMTDDRVTELGALVIKAAKEVTLAYGGVK; from the coding sequence ATGGCCACTACCCCCGTTCCCGCGAAACGCGGCAGAAAACCCGCGGCTGCCACCGCCCAGCAGGCTGGCGGTCAGGTTCAGTCGCTGACCCGCGGCCTGAAATTGCTCGAATGGATTGCCGAGTCTCACAGCAGCGTCGCGCTGACCGAGCTGGCGCAGCAGGCGGGTCTGCCCAACTCCACCACCCACCGCCTGCTGACCACCATGCAGCAGCTGGGTTTCGTCCGCCAGGTCGGCGAGCTGGGCCACTGGGCCGTCGGGGCGCATGCCTTCGTGGTGGGCAGCAGCTTTCTGCAAAGCCGCAATCTGCTGGCGATTGTCCACCCGATCCTGCGCCAGCTGATGGAAGATTCCGGTGAAACGGTGAATCTGGCGGTGCTTGACCAGAGCGACCACCAGGCGATCATTATCGACCAGGTGCAGTGCACCCAGCTGATGCGTATGTCGGCGCCGATCGGCGGTAAGCTGCCGATGCACGCCTCCGGCGCCGGGAAGGCGTTTCTCTCGCAATTAAGCGAAGAGCAGGTCACCAGCCTGCTGCACCGTAAAGGGCTGCATGCCTATACGCATGCCACGCTGGTCTCGCCGCTGCATCTGAAGGAAGATTTAGCGCAGACCCGCAAGCGGGGCTACTCTTTCGATGACGAGGAGCACGCGCTCGGCCTGCGCTGCGTCGCCGCCTGCATTTATGATGAACATCGCGAACCGTTCGCGGCAATCTCCATCTCCGGGCCGATTTCACGCATGACCGATGACCGGGTGACCGAGCTGGGCGCGCTGGTGATCAAAGCGGCGAAGGAAGTGACGCTGGCGTATGGCGGGGTTAAATAA
- a CDS encoding shikimate 5-dehydrogenase, which translates to MINRDTLLCISLAGRPGNFGTRFHNYLYDKLGLNYLYKAFTTKDIEAAVKGVRALGIRGCAVSMPFKESCIPFLDAIDPSAKVIDSVNTIVNDDGKLTGLNTDYIAVKSLIASHRLDTNARVMIQGSGGMGKAVIAAFRDAGFRDVIIAARNRQRGLALAKQYGFQWQPLPEGIAAEILVNVTPLGMAGGAESNTLAFSKAMVAQASVVFDVVALPAETPLIRLAQQRGKQTISGAEVIALQAVEQFALYTGVRPDNALVAEASAFARS; encoded by the coding sequence ATGATTAACCGCGATACGCTGCTGTGCATCTCCCTGGCGGGTCGCCCCGGCAACTTCGGCACCCGCTTTCATAACTATCTGTATGACAAGCTGGGATTGAACTACCTCTACAAAGCCTTTACGACTAAGGATATTGAGGCGGCGGTAAAAGGGGTTCGCGCATTGGGTATCCGCGGCTGTGCGGTCTCCATGCCGTTTAAAGAGAGCTGCATACCGTTTCTTGACGCGATCGATCCGTCAGCAAAAGTCATCGACTCCGTCAACACCATCGTCAATGACGACGGGAAGTTAACCGGGCTAAACACCGATTACATCGCGGTCAAAAGCCTGATCGCCAGCCATCGGCTCGATACCAACGCCAGAGTGATGATTCAGGGTAGCGGCGGCATGGGGAAAGCCGTCATTGCCGCCTTCCGTGATGCCGGTTTCCGCGACGTGATCATTGCGGCCCGCAATCGCCAGCGCGGCCTGGCGCTGGCAAAACAGTATGGCTTTCAGTGGCAGCCCCTGCCGGAAGGGATCGCAGCCGAGATTCTGGTCAATGTCACACCGCTGGGCATGGCAGGGGGAGCGGAAAGTAACACGCTGGCGTTCAGCAAGGCCATGGTGGCCCAGGCCAGCGTCGTGTTTGACGTGGTCGCGTTGCCGGCGGAAACTCCGCTGATCCGCCTGGCGCAACAACGGGGTAAGCAAACCATCAGCGGTGCGGAAGTCATTGCCCTGCAAGCTGTCGAGCAGTTCGCCCTTTATACCGGCGTACGACCGGATAACGCGCTGGTGGCAGAAGCCTCGGCGTTTGCCAGAAGCTAG